A section of the Castanea sativa cultivar Marrone di Chiusa Pesio chromosome 12, ASM4071231v1 genome encodes:
- the LOC142620755 gene encoding uncharacterized protein LOC142620755, producing the protein MVSTATQGATTSENVASLSSQDSPMDDPVFLHHAESPTVQAWIRCDNMVGTWLTNSLLTKLQTSIIYEDTTLEIWADLRNRFAQSNGPRIYNLQKEIADLHQGEVSRLSDLQVRESVLKFLMGLNESFSQVRSQVLLMDSLPFVNKVYALLIQEAMQRSVPHQSGVKVDSTALVAKMQTFNAGITSGGNGVKGKDKPICTHCGKIGHIADKCY; encoded by the exons ATGGTTTCTACTGCAACTCAAGGTGCCACTACATCAGAGAATGTTGCATCTTTGTCTTCGCAAGATTCACCAATGGATGATCCTGTATTCTTGCATCACGCAGAGAGTCCGA CTGTTCAGGCTTGGATTAGATGTGATAATATGGTTGGAACTTGGTTAACCAACTCACTGTTAACAAAACTTCAAACAAGTATCATTTATGAAGACACGACTTtggagatttgggctgatttgAGGAATCGATTTGCACAGAGCAATGGACCAAGAATCTACAATCTTCAGAAGGAAATTGCTGATCTACACCAAGGTGAAGTTTCT AGGCTTAGTGATTTGCAAGTTAGGGAATCAGTGTTGAAGTTTTTAATGGGTTTAAATGAATCTTTTTCCCAAGTGAGGTCTCAAGTGTTGCTCATGGATTCTTTACCTTTTGTTAACAAAGTCTATGCTTTGTTGATACAAGAAGCGATGCAAAGATCAGTTCCTCATCAATCTGGTGTGAAGGTTGATTCAACTGCTTTGGTTGCAAAGATGCAAACTTTTAATGCTGGTATTACCTCTGGTGGTAATGGTGTCAAGGGCAAGGACAAGCCTATTTGTACTCACTGTGGCAAGATTGGTCATATAGCAGACAAATGCTATTGA